From Carassius gibelio isolate Cgi1373 ecotype wild population from Czech Republic chromosome B21, carGib1.2-hapl.c, whole genome shotgun sequence, the proteins below share one genomic window:
- the LOC127986275 gene encoding secretory carrier-associated membrane protein 1-like translates to MSDFDSNPFADPDFSNPFQDPSVTQVTRTAPPGLEEYNPFTDTKPVPPGSAPKSVPPTANTQPAIMKPTEEPPAYTQPQQTPDQARAQAELLKRQEELERKAAELDRREREMQSLSASGGRKNNWPPLPEKFPVGPCFYHDISVNIPVEFQKTVKIMYYLWMFHTGTLFANIFGCLSWFCVDASRGVDFGLAMLWFMLFTPCSFVCWYRPLYGAFRSDSSFRFFVFFFVYICQFGVHVLQAIGITGWGASGWISALTGLNTSIPVGIIMILIAALFTALAVISLIMFKKVHALYRTTGASFEKAQQEFATGVMANKTVQTAAANAASTAARGAFKEQI, encoded by the exons GATCCATCTGTGACACAAGTAACACGGACTGCCCCTCCTGGCCTGGAGGAGTATAACCCTTTCACAGACACAAAGCCG GTCCCGCCAGGCTCTGCCCCTAAATCAGTCCCGCCCACAGCAAACACACAGCCGGCCATCATGAAACCCACCGAAGAACCGCCAGCTTACACTCAACCTCAGCAGACACCG GATCAGGCGCGAGCCCAGGCGGAGTTACTGAAGAGACAGGAGGAGCTGGAGAGAAAAGCCGCTGAGCTGGACCGcagggagagagagatgcagTCTCTCAGCGCATCAGGAG GGAGGAAAAACAACTGGCCGCCCCTTCCAGAGAAGTTTCCTGTGGGTCCGTGTTTCTATCATGACATATCCGTGAACATCCCTGTGGAGTTCCAGAAAACCGTCAAGATCATGTACTATCTGTGGATGT TCCACACGGGGACGCTGTTTGCCAATATATTTGGCTGTTTGTCGTGGTTCTGTGTAGATGCGTCGAGGGGAGTGGATTTTGGTCTGGCCATGCTCTGGTTCATGCTCTTCACTCCCTGTTCATTTGTCTGCTGGTACAGACCTCTGTATGGAGCgttcag gAGTGACAGCTCTTTTAGGTTCTTTGTATTCTTCTTCGTCTATATCTGTCAGTTTGGTGTTCATGTGCTGCAAGCCATTGGCATTACAGGTTGGGGAGCCAG CGGCTGGATCTCGGCGCTGACCGGGCTAAACACAAGTATTCCCGTCGGCATCATCATGATCCTGATTGCGGCTCTCTTCACCGCGTTGGCCGTCATCTCTCTCATCATGTTTAAAAAG GTTCATGCGCTGTACCGAACCACCGGCGCCAGCTTCGAGAAGGCGCAGCAAGAGTTCGCCACAGGTGTCATGGCCAACAAAACGGTCCAAACCGCCGCCGCTAACGCCGCCTCCACTGCTGCACGGGGAGCCTTCAAAGAGCAGATCTGA